Proteins encoded together in one Drosophila albomicans strain 15112-1751.03 chromosome 2R, ASM965048v2, whole genome shotgun sequence window:
- the LOC117575703 gene encoding transcription elongation regulator 1 isoform X1, with translation METSLEESMDADRASSSPQDSQDESPPAAAINGKATILKEGPNNNNGVANEKSNASEVQQWSKPFNAFSGRPIGEHTQMQQQLQQQQQQQQQQQQLQQQQQQHMNTNQPPPGVNGVSQSPPEIWVETKAEDGRSYYYHAVTRETTWTRPEGPNIKIMTQVEVEELAKRQPNAAKADAAEHGDGPKAAAVVVPHLTSQPPPHLLNQPPPNGATPLLSQPPPNVRQQPPPMFQQQQPPPGMQPPPGFGQPPPFCMPPPAYGFPGGAPAGPWGVGVPPWQQQQQQQHMQHAPPAAAQQDKPAKNLIIKPGVIDPAVIARAAEWSEHRAPDGRPYYFHAARGESVWEKPQALRDMEAARMAAHSGAAPQGPPAGMPPHLLPNPLMHMPPGAGPGFDAQMAFAAAAAAMKANSENNKAAQAAALEKEAKKAAEEKRKKEEEQKKLAAAAAATAKQTDKSRPVTSTPIAGTPWCVVWTGDARVFFYNPSTRTSVWDRPEDLMNREDVDKAVNERPEQLKTAEEKSSESEQKPEENTATQEQQTTLQQQQQQQSTQQPTQQQQRMEADEDEDDEVIKIRTESESSVEEVPTKRVRTFTKAKKNEDAVLEAEQRAAKERALVPLETRVTQFKEMLREKDVSAFSTWEKELHKIVFDPRYLLLTSKERKQVFEKYVKDRAEEERKEKRNKMRQKRDDFRKLMEDAKLHGKSSFSEFSQRNAKEERYRAIEKVRERESLFNEFIVEVRRREKEDKQLRKEQIRKDFLDMLRERHDIERHTRWYDIKKKFDSDSRYRVVDSMYREEYFEDYLLIMKEEKRKEREMRDQRDRERQRDRKSDRRDREKDKEKSRKDSRRDRSRSRDRERKSSRDKDDKNKERKKQESPEEGEHREDSEQEERAGSEDSELARQRESEAEQKQKDRERKLRAEQSIREREKEVHRTLAGHLRDRDKEREHHKRDECIGHFTALLTDLVRTPDFTWKEVKRQLRKDHRWELIETLDRDDRERIFNEHIDNLMKKKREKFREMLDEIGTLQLTSTWKEIKKLVKDDPRYLKYSSDKGEREYRDYIKDKTMQAKTALRELLQECKFITHKSTDLIKENANHLKEIQDILKNDKRYLVLDHLDEERSSILLAFLEEMNKRGPPPPPTASESTRRNK, from the exons atggAAACAAGTTTAGAGGAAAGTATGGATGCGGACAGAGCAAGTTCAAGTCCGCAAGACTCGCAAGACGAATCTCCGCCAGCAGCTGCGATTAATGGCAAAGCAACAATATTGAAAGAAGGGcccaacaataataatgggGTAGCTAATGAAAAATCAAACGCTAGTGAAGTGCAGCAATG GAGCAAGCCTTTTAATGCGTTTAGCGGTCGTCCAATAGGCGAACACacgcaaatgcaacaacagctccagcagcagcaacaacaacaacagcagcagcagcagctgcaacaacaacaacagcagcatatGAACACTAATCAACCCCCACCAGGCGTTAATGGGGTGTCACAGTCGCCACCTGAAATTTGGGTGGAAACCAAAGCGGAAGATGGACGCTCGTATTATTATCACGCGGTAACACGTGAAACAACTTGGACGCGGCCCGAGGGCCCAAACATCAAGATCATGACACAAGTGGAGGTGGAAGAGCTGGCCAAACGCCAGCCAAATGCTGCCAAAGCAGACGCAGCCGAACATGGCGATGGGCCgaaagcagcagctgttgttgtgcccCATTTGACATCGCAACCGCCGCCACATTTGCTAAATCAGCCGCCACCAAATGGCGCCACGCCGTTGCTTAGTCAACCGCCGCCCAATGTGCGCCAGCAGCCGCCACCTATGttccagcaacagcagccgccgccTGGCATGCAGCCGCCACCTGGATTTGGGCAGCCGCCGCCCTTTTGCATGCCACCACCTGCCTATGGCTTTCCTGGTGGGGCACCAGCCGGCCCTTGGGGCGTTGGCGTGCCGccatggcaacagcaacaacaacagcagcacatgCAACATGCGCCGCCTGCAGCTGCGCAGCAGGATAAGCCCGCTAAGAATCTAATCATTAAGCCGGGCGTCATTGATCCTGCTGTTATTGCACGTGCCGCCGAATGGTCCGAGCATCGTGCACCCGACGGACGTCCCTACTATTTTCATGCGGCACGCGGCGAGAGCGTTTGGGAGAAACCGCAGGCGTTGCGCGACATGGAAGCCGCACGCATGGCGGCGCATTCGGGCGCCGCACCGCAAGGGCCGCCAGCTGGGATGCCGCCGCACTTGCTGCCGAATCCGTTAATGCATATGCCACCTGGCGCTGGACCCGGTTTCGATGCGCAAATGgcttttgcagcagcagcggcggccaTGAAGGCAAACAGCGAGAACAATAAGGCAGCGCAGGCTGCAGCATTGGAGAAGGAAGCGAAAAAGGCGGCCGAGGAGAAACGcaagaaggaggaggaacaAAAGAAGTTGGCCGctgcagccgcagccacagcaaagCAGACGGATAAGTCGCGTCCCGTGACCAGCACTCCGATTGCTGGAACACCTTGGTGTGTTGTTTGGACGGGCGATGCTCGAGTGTTTTTCTACAATCCATCGACGCGCACTTCGGTGTGGGATCGTCCCGAGGATCTAATGAATCGAGAGGATGTGGACAAGGCGGTGAATGAGCGACCCGAGCAATTAAAGACAGCCGAGGAGAAATCGTCGGAGTCCGAGCAAAAGCCAGAAGAGAATACCGCGACGCAAGAGCAGCAGACaacactgcagcagcagcaacaacagcagtcaACGCAGCAgccaacacagcagcagcagcgcatgGAAGCGGATGAGGACGAGGATGACGAGGTGATTAAGATACGCACCGAGTCCGAGTCCAGTGTGGAAGAAGTGCCCACAAAGCGTGTGCGCACGT TTACCAAGGCCAAGAAGAACGAGGACGCTGTGCTGGAGGCGGAACAGCGTGCGGCCAAGGAGCGCGCTTTGGTGCCGCTGGAAACGCGCGTGACACAGTTCAAGGAGATGCTACGTGAAAAGGATGTGTCTGCCTTTAGCACTTGGGAGAAGGAGCTGCACAAGATTGTGTTTGATCCACGCTACTTGCTGCTGACATCGAAGGAACGCAAACAGGTATTTGAAAAGTATGTGAAGGATCGCGCCGAGGAGGAGCGCAAGGAGAAGCGCAACAAGATGCGACAGAAGCGCGACGATTTTCGCAAGCTTATGGAGGATGCCAAGCTGCATGGCAA ATCGTCTTTCTCGGAGTTTAGTCAACGCAATGCCAAGGAGGAACGCTATCGTGCCATTGAGAAGGTGCGTGAACGGGAAAGTCTGTTCAATGAGTTCATCGTTGAGGTGCGTCGTCGCGAAAAGGAAGACAAGCAGCTACGCAAAGAGCAG aTTCGAAAGGACTTTCTGGACATGTTGCGTGAACGCCATGACATTGAGCGTCATACGCGTTGGTATGACATCAAAAAGAAATTCGATTCGGATTCGCGATATCGTGTTGTGGACTCCATGTATCGAGAGGAATACTTTGAGGATTATTTGCTGATCATGAAGGAGGAGAAGCGCAAGGAGCGTGAGATGCGCGATCAGCGGGATCGGGAGCGTCAACGGGATCGTAAATCCGATCGACGGGATAGGGAAAAGGACAAGGAGAAGAGTCGCAAGGACAGTCGCCGGGATCGCAGTCGATCAAGGGATCGTGAACGCAAATCCTCACGCGATAAGGATGACAAGAACAAGGAACGCAAGAAGCAAGAGTCACCG GAGGAAGGCGAGCATCGGGAGGACTCGGAGCAGGAGGAGCGTGCAGGTAGCGAGGACAGCGAATTGGCGAGACAGCGAGAAAGCGAAGCCGAGCAGAAGCAAAAGGATCGCGAGCGCAAGCTGCGCGCCGAGCAGAGCATTCGGGAGCGTGAGAAGGAAGTGCATCGCACTCTGGCCGGACATTTGCGTGATCGCGACAAGGAGCGTGAGCATCACAAGCGTGACGAGTGCATTGGACACTTCACAGCACTGCTGACGGATCTGGTGCGCACTCCGGATTTTACCTGGAAGGAGGTGAAGCGTCAGCTGCGTAAAGATCATCGCTGGGAGCTGATTGAAACACTAGATCGCGATGATCGTGAGCG CATTTTCAACGAGCATATTGACAATCTGATGAAAAAGAAGCGTGAAAAGTTCCGCGAGATGCTCGATGAGATTGGCACACTGCAGCTGACCAGCACCTGGAAGGAGATTAAAAAATTAGTCAAAGATGATCCCAGATATCTCAAATACAGTTCGGATAAGGGTGAGCGCGAGTATCGCGATTACATTAAGGACAAAACAATGCAGGCGAAGACTGCGCTGCGTGAACTGCTGCAGGAATGCAAATTCATAACACACAAGAGCACCGATCTCATTAAGGAGAATGCCAATCATCTGAAGGAGATCCAAGACATACTCAAGAACGATAAACG TTACTTGGTGCTGGATCATTTGGATGAGGAGCGTAGCAGTATTTTGCTGGCATTCTTGGAGGAGATGAACAAACGCGGTCCGCCACCACCGCCGACTGCCTCCGAATCCACACGACGCAATAAATAA
- the LOC117575703 gene encoding transcription elongation regulator 1 isoform X2 encodes METSLEESMDADRASSSPQDSQDESPPAAAINGKATILKEGPNNNNGVANEKSNASEVQQWSKPFNAFSGRPIGEHTQMQQQLQQQQQQQQQQQQLQQQQQQHMNTNQPPPGVNGVSQSPPEIWVETKAEDGRSYYYHAVTRETTWTRPEGPNIKIMTQVEVEELAKRQPNAAKADAAEHGDGPKAAAVVVPHLTSQPPPHLLNQPPPNGATPLLSQPPPNVRQQPPPMFQQQQPPPGMQPPPGFGQPPPFCMPPPAYGFPGGAPAGPWGVGVPPWQQQQQQQHMQHAPPAAAQQDKPAKNLIIKPGVIDPAVIARAAEWSEHRAPDGRPYYFHAARGESVWEKPQALRDMEAARMAAHSGAAPQGPPAGMPPHLLPNPLMHMPPGAGPGFDAQMAFAAAAAAMKANSENNKAAQAAALEKEAKKAAEEKRKKEEEQKKLAAAAAATAKQTDKSRPVTSTPIAGTPWCVVWTGDARVFFYNPSTRTSVWDRPEDLMNREDVDKAVNERPEQLKTAEEKSSESEQKPEENTATQEQQTTLQQQQQQQSTQQPTQQQQRMEADEDEDDEVIKIRTESESSVEEVPTKRVRTFTKAKKNEDAVLEAEQRAAKERALVPLETRVTQFKEMLREKDVSAFSTWEKELHKIVFDPRYLLLTSKERKQVFEKYVKDRAEEERKEKRNKMRQKRDDFRKLMEDAKLHGKSSFSEFSQRNAKEERYRAIEKVRERESLFNEFIVEVRRREKEDKQLRKEQLLIIANRLQHKSTQQQQQQEPRTTIANKKTKITQCRRSCRHRCRRLRLRRHGPRSRPMLIAQDHHAHASNICLCGELKTKIKKKKQKKNSLQKKKTKFVFLQ; translated from the exons atggAAACAAGTTTAGAGGAAAGTATGGATGCGGACAGAGCAAGTTCAAGTCCGCAAGACTCGCAAGACGAATCTCCGCCAGCAGCTGCGATTAATGGCAAAGCAACAATATTGAAAGAAGGGcccaacaataataatgggGTAGCTAATGAAAAATCAAACGCTAGTGAAGTGCAGCAATG GAGCAAGCCTTTTAATGCGTTTAGCGGTCGTCCAATAGGCGAACACacgcaaatgcaacaacagctccagcagcagcaacaacaacaacagcagcagcagcagctgcaacaacaacaacagcagcatatGAACACTAATCAACCCCCACCAGGCGTTAATGGGGTGTCACAGTCGCCACCTGAAATTTGGGTGGAAACCAAAGCGGAAGATGGACGCTCGTATTATTATCACGCGGTAACACGTGAAACAACTTGGACGCGGCCCGAGGGCCCAAACATCAAGATCATGACACAAGTGGAGGTGGAAGAGCTGGCCAAACGCCAGCCAAATGCTGCCAAAGCAGACGCAGCCGAACATGGCGATGGGCCgaaagcagcagctgttgttgtgcccCATTTGACATCGCAACCGCCGCCACATTTGCTAAATCAGCCGCCACCAAATGGCGCCACGCCGTTGCTTAGTCAACCGCCGCCCAATGTGCGCCAGCAGCCGCCACCTATGttccagcaacagcagccgccgccTGGCATGCAGCCGCCACCTGGATTTGGGCAGCCGCCGCCCTTTTGCATGCCACCACCTGCCTATGGCTTTCCTGGTGGGGCACCAGCCGGCCCTTGGGGCGTTGGCGTGCCGccatggcaacagcaacaacaacagcagcacatgCAACATGCGCCGCCTGCAGCTGCGCAGCAGGATAAGCCCGCTAAGAATCTAATCATTAAGCCGGGCGTCATTGATCCTGCTGTTATTGCACGTGCCGCCGAATGGTCCGAGCATCGTGCACCCGACGGACGTCCCTACTATTTTCATGCGGCACGCGGCGAGAGCGTTTGGGAGAAACCGCAGGCGTTGCGCGACATGGAAGCCGCACGCATGGCGGCGCATTCGGGCGCCGCACCGCAAGGGCCGCCAGCTGGGATGCCGCCGCACTTGCTGCCGAATCCGTTAATGCATATGCCACCTGGCGCTGGACCCGGTTTCGATGCGCAAATGgcttttgcagcagcagcggcggccaTGAAGGCAAACAGCGAGAACAATAAGGCAGCGCAGGCTGCAGCATTGGAGAAGGAAGCGAAAAAGGCGGCCGAGGAGAAACGcaagaaggaggaggaacaAAAGAAGTTGGCCGctgcagccgcagccacagcaaagCAGACGGATAAGTCGCGTCCCGTGACCAGCACTCCGATTGCTGGAACACCTTGGTGTGTTGTTTGGACGGGCGATGCTCGAGTGTTTTTCTACAATCCATCGACGCGCACTTCGGTGTGGGATCGTCCCGAGGATCTAATGAATCGAGAGGATGTGGACAAGGCGGTGAATGAGCGACCCGAGCAATTAAAGACAGCCGAGGAGAAATCGTCGGAGTCCGAGCAAAAGCCAGAAGAGAATACCGCGACGCAAGAGCAGCAGACaacactgcagcagcagcaacaacagcagtcaACGCAGCAgccaacacagcagcagcagcgcatgGAAGCGGATGAGGACGAGGATGACGAGGTGATTAAGATACGCACCGAGTCCGAGTCCAGTGTGGAAGAAGTGCCCACAAAGCGTGTGCGCACGT TTACCAAGGCCAAGAAGAACGAGGACGCTGTGCTGGAGGCGGAACAGCGTGCGGCCAAGGAGCGCGCTTTGGTGCCGCTGGAAACGCGCGTGACACAGTTCAAGGAGATGCTACGTGAAAAGGATGTGTCTGCCTTTAGCACTTGGGAGAAGGAGCTGCACAAGATTGTGTTTGATCCACGCTACTTGCTGCTGACATCGAAGGAACGCAAACAGGTATTTGAAAAGTATGTGAAGGATCGCGCCGAGGAGGAGCGCAAGGAGAAGCGCAACAAGATGCGACAGAAGCGCGACGATTTTCGCAAGCTTATGGAGGATGCCAAGCTGCATGGCAA ATCGTCTTTCTCGGAGTTTAGTCAACGCAATGCCAAGGAGGAACGCTATCGTGCCATTGAGAAGGTGCGTGAACGGGAAAGTCTGTTCAATGAGTTCATCGTTGAGGTGCGTCGTCGCGAAAAGGAAGACAAGCAGCTACGCAAAGAGCAG CTACTAATAATAGCTAACAGATTACAGCACAAAAgcacccaacaacaacaacaacaagaaccaagaacaacaattgccAACAAGAAAACCAAAATCACACAATGCCGTCGTTCctgtcgtcatcgttgtcgtcgtcttcgtcttcgtcgtcatGGTCCCAGATCCAGGCCAATGTTGATAGCTCAAGATCACCACGCACACGCTTCCAATATCTGTCTGTGTGGTgagttaaaaacaaaaattaaaaaaaaaaaacaaaaaaaaaactccttacaaaaaaaaaaaacgaaatttgtttttctgcaataa
- the LOC117575707 gene encoding uncharacterized protein LOC117575707, with protein sequence MNSCWRTFVAIALIWASEVFLVHADGNSTAEESTTPKVTQSNEATPPKAEVESTPLPPKEQLSNNEDNEDLLGDTYQPTQNYCDPSLCENKAHVACERHKKGKLISDYYSKACPRAARWLPLENDTKTLILDTINGMRDKVAHGGFDAFLPAIRMASVQWDDELAYLAKHNVLKCRLHRDHCRNTARYKNVGQTVAFREVRPGRGDTTDTAIVRMIQLWFKEHEVATMADMEAYKGRHGRPRENFYQLMMENSHKVGCATLLQMKNGWMKWFLCCNYAHGATLDKPIYKSSLKSGIGCQTGKHPEYENLCSPEEPYDEQTASTNSTTSPNSAVVKSRTNNPSPEEATAETANPDDRVVTTGYQNDTQSLAGPNNLSGNKRFLNININANININIGLVNINIGKRSSAKERRVEIITSNHEVDVEVIPEKYQQMERMVRRSNRLRSAKRKHGASHHAHHGRAKH encoded by the exons atgaacTCTTGCTGGAGAACGTTTGTGGCTATCGCTCTCATCTGGGCAAGTGAAGTGTTTCTAGTGCACGCGGATGGCAATTCGACTGCTGAAGAATCGACGACTCCAAAAGTAACACAGTCTAATGAAGCGACACCTCCCAAGGCTGAGGTCGAATCAACCCCACTTCCACCCAAAGAGCAACTATCTAATAATGAAGATAACGAGGATTTGCTGGGCGATACCTACCAACCAACCCAGAACTATTGTGATCCAAGTTTGTGCGAGAACAAAGCACATGTAGCTTGTGAACGACACAAAAAGGGCAAATTAATATCTGAT TATTATAGCAAAGCATGTCCCAGGGCTGCACGTTGGTTGCCCTTGGAGAATGACACCAAGACATTGATACTGGACACCATAAATGGGATGCGCGATAAGGTGGCACATGGTGGATTCGATGCCTTTCTGCCCGCTATTCGCATGGCCTCCGTGCAGTGGGACGACGAGTTGGCGTACTTAGCCAAGCACAATGTGCTCAAATGTCGATTGCATCGCGATCATTGTCGCAATACCGCCAGGTACAAGAATGTTGGACAGACGGTTGCCTTTCGTGAAGTGCGTCCCGGGAGAGGTGACACGACCGATACAGCCATTGTTCGTATGATCCAATTGTGGTTCAAAGAGCACGAAGTAGCGACAATGGCTGATATGGAAGCGTATAAAGGCAGACATGG TCGACCTAGAGAAAATTTCTATCAACTGATGATGGAGAATTCCCACAAAGTGGGTTGTGCCACTTTGCTGCAGATGAAGAATGGTTGGATGAAATGGTTCTTATGCTGTAATTATGCTCACGGAGCAACCCTTGACAAGCCGATCTATAAGTCGAGCCTTAAATCTGGCATCGGCTGCCAAACAGGAAAACATCCTGAATATGAGAATCTTTGCTCCCCGGAGGAACCTTACGATGAACAAACTGCGTCGACAAATTCAACTACATCCCCAAATTCAGCTGTGGTTAAAAGTAGAACCAACAATCCCAGTCCAGAGGAGGCAACTGCTGAGACAGCTAATCCAGATGATCGCGTAGTAACAACTGGTTATCAGAATGATACGCAGAGTCTCGCTGGCCCAAATAATCTTTCTGGCAACAAAAGATTtcttaacattaacattaatgctaacattaacattaacattggTCTTGTTAACATTAACATTGGAAAGCGCTCGTCTGCCAAGGAGCGACGAGTTGAGATCATCACCAGTAACCACGAAGTAGACGTTGAGGTCATACCAGAAAAGTACCAACAAATGGAGCGAATGGTTCGACGATCCAATCGCTTAAGAAGTGCCAAGCGCAAACATGGTGCATCTCATCATGCACATCATGGGAGAGCAAAGCATTAA
- the LOC117575706 gene encoding uncharacterized protein LOC117575706, with protein sequence MSRNGVLTDEQSKLNARLEAHMVYICPECGKAFRTQVEWRQHLNTKHDYLNKTHVDFNFKQIDKNFHECQMCFKWVENAHKTIALLQYHYFMHLEHRQTYRCVHCRLAFTRRRALNDHLLGAHIKEIEKYEAKLKRTPQETKGPKTIAKGATLSSRPRDDLLEKALMDIDLQNDDQHEAAAGNKANANINSISHSSDQALDRCLNAYEDFVRKEESQHQAPDDVLEAPGLEFLQHHTEEIKTDKEVVIIEIDALGAEEMHKLQKKMKSEPDAETDTSPTRKRKRDSNQQTLDTSKDDMDQSMGGIANLITYLCPQCGKEIDNVNDWRRHVFKKHDFEHFIENSFKIKDNHSVCLKCHEVQPTTKRLELQKHCFKHLPYRSYLKCRICDRSKTSMPKMFHHIRYNHQDELQRKNKTQLLIKPEPKWGVKRKLDNSVQDLTVNADDELVCKFCHKTFKTVWRFDRHATICKAQDAYMQVTTVDALLKHLKEGQIRLNAISRKMQLE encoded by the exons atgtCGCGAAACGGCGTGCTCACCGACGAGCAGAGCAAACTGAATGCTCGCTTGGAAGCACACATGGTCTACATATGCCCCGAATGTGGCAAAGCCTTTCGCACCCAAGTCGAGTGGCgacaacatttaaataca AAGCACGACTATCTGAATAAAACGCAtgtcgatttcaatttcaaacaaattgataaaaacTTTCACGAGTGCCAAATGTGCTTCAAATGGGTAGAGAATGCACATAAAACGATTGCGCTACTGCAATATCATTACTTCATGCATCTGGAGCATCGTCAGACGTATCGCTGTGTGCACTGTCGGCTGGCTTTTACGCGGCGACGTGCTCTGAACGATCATTTGCTTGGCGCGCACATCAAGGAGATTGAGAAATATGAGGCGAAGTTAAAGCGCACGCCACAAGAAACCAAGGGTCCAAAGACGATCGCAAAGGGTGCAACGTTGTCGTCACGACCACGCGATGATCTGCTAGAGAAGGCTTTGATGGACATCGATCTGCAGAATGACGATCAGCATGAAGCGGCAGCAGGCAATAAAGCTAATGCGAATATCAATTCCATTTCACATTCCAGCGATCAAGCGCTTGATCGTTGCTTAAATGCTTACGAGGATTTTGTGCGCAAGGAGGAATCGCAGCACCAGGCACCAGATGATGTATTAGAGGCACCAGGTTTGGAGTTTTTGCAGCACCATACTGAAGAGATCAAGACAGACAAAGAAGTGGTAATCATTGAGATAGATGCTCTGGGTGCTGAGGAAATGCATAAActacaaaagaaaatgaagaGTGAACCAGATGCGGAAACCGATACAAGTCCAACGCGTAAACGCAAACGTGACAGCAACCAACAGACATTAGATACAAGCAAAGACGACATGGATCAATCAATGGGTGGCATCGCCAATTTAATAACTTACCTGTGTCCACAGTGCGGCAAGGAGATTGACAACGTGAACGATTGGAGGCGACACGTGTTCAAGAAGCATGATTTTGAGCACTTCATCGAGAACAGCTTTAAGATTAAGGATAATCATAGCGTATGTCTCAAATGTCACGAGGTGCAGCCAACCACAAAACGTTTAGAGCTGCAAAAGCATTGTTTCAAACATCTGCCATATCGATCGTATCTAAAGTGCAGGATTTGCGACCGCTCCAAGACGAGCATGCCCAAGATGTTCCACCACATACGCTACAACCATCAGGATGAGCTGCAGCGCAAGAACAAGACGCAACTGCTCATCAAGCCAGAGCCCAAATGGGGCGTTAAGCGCAAGCTCGACAATTCAGTGCAAGATCTTACAGTGAACGCGGATGATGAGCTCGTCTGTAAATTTTGccacaaaacatttaaaaccGTGTGGCGATTCGATCGTCACGCCACAATCTGCAAGGCACAGGATGCATATATGCAAGTAACGACTGTGGATGCTCTACTAAAGCATTTGAAGGAGGGACAAATACGCTTAAATGCGATAAGCAGGAAAATGCAATTGGAATAG